The following DNA comes from Anaerolineae bacterium.
AGGTCCAAGGTTTCGTCCAGCATCCGGACCAGGTGATAGCGAAACCTTTCAAAGGGAAAATACCACTCTCTATCCCAGTGAGTGTGGGGGACCACAATCACCTTCATGGGCTAACCCCCTGCTTCGGCCTTGGTTTCCTCAGATTCCTCCAGAACAGGAAAGCTGCAAGGGCAAAAGGCAAGCTCAGTGGGATGACCACCACAGTGACCCAGATGGCCGCATCTACTGTGAACTGGAGGGCCCTGACTAAAGCTCTCGTCGCATACCAGAAGGTCCTGGCTGGCTTCCAGGTAGCTGGGGCTACGGGTTGCGCCAGGACACTGGGGGTCAAATATATCGTGATGGTGGAAAAGCTCGTCATTTGCTCCAGATATTTCATCCGGCCTTTCACCCTTTCAATTTCTTCCCTTATGTGGGTGAGTTCCCGGTATACAGCCATAATGTCCTCGGCCTTTCCGGTGCGTTCCCTTACGGTGGCCAGTAATTCCCTGAGCTCTTTCTCTGTAGCTTCCAGGTTTTTAAGGCGCGCTTCCAGATCCGTGTATTCCTCGGTTACGTCCTGGCCTGATACCGATTCGCTGAGGATGTCAACGGCCAGTTTTCTGAGAGCGTCCAGGGTTTCTTCAAACTTTGTCGCCGGAACCATTATAGTTAGCTGGGCTTTGAGGTTTTCGTTTTCTTTCCAGACACTGGATTGATGGAGATAGCCGCCTTTCTCTACGGCTATGGCTTCAATTCTGGAAATAGCTTCCTTTGTATCCTGAACCACCAAGGAAAGATCTGCCCGCCGGATAATCATCCTTTCGGCTATGGCGGGAAGACCTTTGCCGGCCATTTCGGTATCTACAGTAACTGGCAGCAGAGAGGGAATGGGAGCAACAAACTCGCCTTTTTCAAAAGGAGTAACCTTAGGGGGTAAAGGGGCTGCTCCAATTTTACAACCTGCTAACAAAATTGCCACCGATAGGATTAAAGGTAAAGCCCTTCGCATGTTTCGTCCTCCTTCCGGATTTTCCATAATGGAGACGCTAACAGGGCTCCCAGGGTTCCATTATCTTCAACCACCAGTATAACCCGGGTGTTTGGGAATAGTCAAAGCGGGCCTGGCACACCCTGAACGGCGCACCGCCTCCTCTCGGAGCCCCCATCGCCGCAGGAGGTGCCTTTCTTTGACACTTTTGCCCTGCAGGCTTATAATCTCCCAAAAGGAGCAGGTTTTATGTTAGAGAAAGTTCTGGACTCCACCTTCAGCTTGCGAGCTTTGAATGTAGTGGCCTTTATAAGAGGCTTTGCTCAAGACATAACCGATAGTATTGTAACTCTGCTCGCTTTTTCCCTGAAGGCAGGCGTTTACAGTCTATGCAGTAAAGCCTTCGGAGCCGCAGGTTATTCCTCCAGGTCTGGGGCCGTGAAGGTAGAAGCAAAAACAATCTTGCTGGTGGTAATTTTCCGATGAAAAAGCCTTTCATTGCTTTGCCGGCTGCCTTTTTTGAAGCTGAGCTCCTCCCGCAATACAGGGTTAGCCTCTGGGGGCAGTTGCCATCTTACCTTGAAGCAGTGGAAAGAGCCGGAGGGATCCCCTTGATTGTACCACCTATGGAAGAGGAAAAACTTGTGCAAATAATTGAATTCGCCGACGGCCTCCTCCTCAGCGGAGGGGGAGATATCCATCCCGCCTTATACGGTGAAGAGCCAACGGAGTGGTTAAGAGATGTGAATCCAGAAAGGGATAAGATGGAGATATTCCTGGTCCGGAAGTTTTTACAAATCGGTAAACCTGTTTTAGGGATATGCCGTGGGGTGCAGGTCCTAAACGTAGCTGCCGGCGGCTCCTTGTTTCAGGACATATTTCACCAGAGGGCAGGTTCCATACCTCACAGCTTCATGCCTCCCGCCTATGCTCCGGACCACATAGCTCATACGGTCAATTTAAAACCTGGTTCTCTGCTGGCTTCAATTTTAGGTTGCTCATCCCTGGGGGTTAACAGCCGCCACCATCAAGCAGTGAAAGAAGTAGCCCCTGGATTCCAGGCGGTCGCCTGGGCTGAAGATGGGATCATAGAGGCTATTGAGAAAGAGGAAGCGGGCCTTTTCGCCCTGGGAATTCAATGGCATCCGGAAAACTTTTCCAGCCCTCCAATGGCCAGGATCTTTGAGGCTTTCATAAAATCGTGTGGAGGTTGAGAAATGAAGCACGTGCTGGGTCTTAAGTGTGTCCTGTGCGGGCGAGAATATGGGGTGGATGAAGTGCTTTACGTGTGCCCTCACCATGGGGATGAAGGCATCCTGGATGTGGTTTACGATTACCGAGAAATAGCGCGCCAGATAGACCCTGCAAGGTTAAAGGCAAGTTCCAATTTCACCATATGGCGATACAGGCCCTTTCTTCCGGTAAAGCCCGATAGTCCAATCCCGCCCCTTACTGTAGGATGGACTCCGCTTTACCACGCCAGAAGGCTTGGAGAAAGACTGGGGATGCCTAACCTTTACCTTAAAGATGAAGGTCGCCAGCCGACGGCTTCTTTAAAGGACCGGGCAAGTGCAGTGGGGATTGTCAAAGCGATGGAGCTGGGGAAAAAGGTCATTGCGGCCGCCAGCACCGGGAATGCGGCCTCTTCCGTGGCGGGCCTTGCGGCCAGCGTGGGCTTAAAGTGTGTAATCTTTGTCCCCAGGACCGCCCCCCAGGGTAAGATAGCTCAGCTTTTAATATACGGTGCCACCGTCTTAGCAGTAGATGGCTCTTATGACCAGGCCTATGACCTGTGCCTTGAGGCCTCCAAAGAGTATGGGTGGTATATACGGAACACGGCCTATAACCCTTATCTCTCTGAAGGGAAGAAAACAGCTGCCCTTGAAATATGCGAGCAGTTTGGGTGGGAGGCACCCGACTGGATTCTCGTGGGGGTTGGGGATGGATGTATAATCGGAGGCTTGGGCAAAGGGCTCAGGGACCTTGCATCGGTGGGGTGGATTGATAAACTCCCCAGGCTCCTTGGTGTTCAGGCGGAGGGGTCAGCTGCGCTGTATAATGCCTGGAAAGCGGGGACAGAGGAGGTAAAGCCAGTAAAGGCCAGCACCATAGCTGATTCCATCTCTGTAAGCATGCCGCGGGATAAGATAAAAGCCCTGCGAGCTGTCCGTTATACCGGTGGGGCTTTCATTACAGTAAGCGATGAGGAAATTTTGGAGGCCATGAGAGTTCTTGGACGTGAGGCGGGGATATTCGCCGAGCCTGCCGGGGCCGCCCCTTTCGCTGGTCTTCTCAAAGGTTTGAGGGAAGGTTTGATAGCCCCCGAGGAAAAAGTAGTGGTCCTTATTACGGGCAATGGGCTTAAGGATGTGGGAGCGGCAATGAAAGCCGGTGGCAGTCCTCTGGTAGTAGAGCCTGACATTGAAGCTGTAAGAAAGGCCGTTTCTTCACTGAAAATATCCTAACTGCAAGGAGGTGGCTATGGTAGAGGGACAGGTGACCTGGGTTGATGGCTTGTGTTTTGTAGGCCAGAGCCCATCAGGCAAGGGTATAGTTATAGATGGGCGGAAAGAAGTCGGGGGCTCAGAGTTGGGGCCAACCCCGATGGAGCTGGTTCTCATTGCCCTGGCTGGATGCACTGCTATGGACGTCATAAGCATTCTTAATAAACAGCGC
Coding sequences within:
- a CDS encoding threonine synthase; this encodes MKHVLGLKCVLCGREYGVDEVLYVCPHHGDEGILDVVYDYREIARQIDPARLKASSNFTIWRYRPFLPVKPDSPIPPLTVGWTPLYHARRLGERLGMPNLYLKDEGRQPTASLKDRASAVGIVKAMELGKKVIAAASTGNAASSVAGLAASVGLKCVIFVPRTAPQGKIAQLLIYGATVLAVDGSYDQAYDLCLEASKEYGWYIRNTAYNPYLSEGKKTAALEICEQFGWEAPDWILVGVGDGCIIGGLGKGLRDLASVGWIDKLPRLLGVQAEGSAALYNAWKAGTEEVKPVKASTIADSISVSMPRDKIKALRAVRYTGGAFITVSDEEILEAMRVLGREAGIFAEPAGAAPFAGLLKGLREGLIAPEEKVVVLITGNGLKDVGAAMKAGGSPLVVEPDIEAVRKAVSSLKIS
- a CDS encoding gamma-glutamyl-gamma-aminobutyrate hydrolase family protein encodes the protein MKKPFIALPAAFFEAELLPQYRVSLWGQLPSYLEAVERAGGIPLIVPPMEEEKLVQIIEFADGLLLSGGGDIHPALYGEEPTEWLRDVNPERDKMEIFLVRKFLQIGKPVLGICRGVQVLNVAAGGSLFQDIFHQRAGSIPHSFMPPAYAPDHIAHTVNLKPGSLLASILGCSSLGVNSRHHQAVKEVAPGFQAVAWAEDGIIEAIEKEEAGLFALGIQWHPENFSSPPMARIFEAFIKSCGG
- a CDS encoding DUF4349 domain-containing protein, with amino-acid sequence MRRALPLILSVAILLAGCKIGAAPLPPKVTPFEKGEFVAPIPSLLPVTVDTEMAGKGLPAIAERMIIRRADLSLVVQDTKEAISRIEAIAVEKGGYLHQSSVWKENENLKAQLTIMVPATKFEETLDALRKLAVDILSESVSGQDVTEEYTDLEARLKNLEATEKELRELLATVRERTGKAEDIMAVYRELTHIREEIERVKGRMKYLEQMTSFSTITIYLTPSVLAQPVAPATWKPARTFWYATRALVRALQFTVDAAIWVTVVVIPLSLPFALAAFLFWRNLRKPRPKQGVSP